The following proteins are encoded in a genomic region of Opisthocomus hoazin isolate bOpiHoa1 unplaced genomic scaffold, bOpiHoa1.hap1 HAP1_SCAFFOLD_339, whole genome shotgun sequence:
- the LOC142359848 gene encoding phosphatidylinositol-3,5-bisphosphate 3-phosphatase MTMR4-like, which translates to MQGVKQRGGLRRCWLRGGEVCWGCCSPPRGPSFGSRFLCRHVRNGAVIARCSQPEISWWGWRNADDEYLVTSIAKACALNPGVKVPGGVPHSGSCDGSEACDADFDSSLTACSGVENAGTPQKLLILDARSYTAAVANRAKGGGCECEEYYPNCEVVFMGMANIHSIRNSFQYLRAVCSQVPDPSNWLSALESTKWLQHLSVMLKAAVLVSSAVDREGRPVLVHCSDGWDRTPQIVALAKILLDPYYRTMEGFQVLVESDWLDFGHKFGDRCGHQEKVEDQNEQCPVFLQWLDAVHQLLKQFPCLFEFNEAFLVKLVQHTYSCLYGTFLGNSPCEREMHNIYKRTCSVWSLLRAGNKNFHNLLYMPGSEQVLHPVCHVRALHVWTAVYLPASSPHPLGQDEMDIYLPPGAQSQEFSGRCLDRLPKTRSMDDLLSACDSSSPLTRTSSDPNLNNHCQEVRVGLEARHAPAEGAELHSGEGSTVPAAETRQDEEQEESAPLHASLVEHEGHSKQLSSWASVPASSVSPEAEKGNGTCMEELDGMCPAPNPSGQENVDRVSTGSGKQLENGPQEPLKATGVVSSGGGCPKSNTACQDIPSQESLAPSAPCQDTPGPATGTPCPDKGKGDAGRSVPCEEPARLARTPLEHWRKPISQSQSSEFSFLGSNWDSFQGMVTSLPSGEPAPRHLLSYGCCSKRLSGRALRAPGLCLSGQWSAREGAKPSGCSGHASTHFASPAGKPSRSWLPCHLKQASGPKHVPPKCPSPVPPLYLDDDGLPFPTDVIQHRLRQIEAGYKQEVEQLRRQVRELQLRLDIRHFCAPPAEPPMDYEDDFTCLKESDGSDTEDFCSDHSEDCLSEASWEPVDKKETEVTRWVPDHMASHCFNCDCEFWLAKRRHHCRNCGNVFCAGCCHLKLPIPDQQLYDPVLVCNSCYDHIQVSRARELMSQHLKKPIATASS; encoded by the exons ATGCAGGGGGTAAAGCAGCGAGGAGGGTTGCGCAGGTGCTGGCTGCGCGGAGGTGAAGTTTGCTGGGGTTGTtgctcccctccccgggggccTTCATTCGGCTCTCGCTTCCTTTGCAGACACGTGCGCAACGGGGCGGTGATCGCCCGCTGCAGCCAGCCCGAGAtcagctggtggggctggcgcAACGCGGACGACGAGTATCTCGTGACGTCCATTGCCAAAGCCTGTGCCTTGAACCCCGGAGTAAAGGTGCCCGGTGGCGTGCCGCACAGCGGGAGCTGCGACGGCAGCGAGGCCTGCGATGCCGACTTCG ACTCATCCCTGACCGCGTGTTCAGGCGTGGAGAACGCAGGAACTCCTCAGAAGCTGCTGATTCTGGATGCCAGGTCCTACACTGCAGCTGTGGCCAACAGAGCCAAGGGAGGCGGCTGCGAATGTGAAG AGTATTACCCAAACTGCGAAGTGGTGTTCATGGGCATGGCCAACATCCACTCCATCCGCAACAGCTTCCAGTACCTGCGTGCTGTCTGCAGCCAGGTGCCGGACCCCAGCAA CTGGCTTTCAGCCCTGGAGAGTACCAagtggctgcagcacctctctgTCATGCTGAAGGCAGCGGTGCTGGTCTCCAGTGCGGTTGACAGAGAAGGGCGTCCGGTGCTGGTTCATTGCTCCGACGGCTGGGACAGGACCCCGCAGATCGTAGCGCTGGCAAAGATTCTCCTGGACCCTTACTACAGGACCATGGAG gGCTTCCAGGTGCTTGTTGAATCAGATTGGCTGGATTTTGGTCACAAGTTTGGTGATCGCTGTGGTCACCAGGAGAAGGTCGAAGATCAGAACGAGCAGTGCCCAGTTTTTCTCCAGTGGCTGGACGCTGTTCATCAGCTTCTGAAGCAGTTTCCTTGCCTCTTTGAATTTAACGAAGCTTTTCTG GTGAAGCTGGTGCAGCACACGTATTCCTGCCTCTACGGCACCTTCCTGGGGAACAGCCCCTGCGAGCGAGAGATGCACAACATCTACAAGCGGACCTGCTCCGTGTGGTCCCTCCTGCGGGCTGGCAATAAGAACTTCCACAATCTGCTCTACATGCCGGGCTCTGAGCAG GTGCTGCATCCAGTGTGCCACGTGCGAGCGCTGCACGTCTGGACAGCAGTGTATCTCCCAGCTTCCTCGCCGCATCCTCTGGGCCAGGATGAGATGGACATTTACCTGCCGCCTGGAGCGCAGAGCCAGGAGTTCAGTGGCAGGTGTTTGGACAG ATTACCAAAGACAAGATCTATGGATGACCTGCTCTCAGCCTGCGACTCCAGCAGCCCGCTGACCCGCACGTCCAGCGATCCAAACCTGAACAACCACTGCCAGGAGGTCCGGGTGGGCCTGGAAGCCCGGCATGCCCCCGCTGAGGGAGCCGAGCTGCACTCGGGCGAAGGCAGCACGGTGCCTGCGGCAGAGACGCGGCAGGATGAGGAGCAAGAGGAAAGCGCTCCCCTGCACGCCAGCCTTGTGGAGCACGAAGGGCACAGCAAGCAGCTGAGCAGCTGGGCTTCCGTGCCGGCAAGCAGCGTCTCTCCGGAGGCAGAAAAGGGAAATGGAACGTGCATGGAGGAGCTGGATGGCATGTGTCCAGCTCCAAATCCTTCAGGACAGGAAAATGTTGACAGGGTTTCCACCGGTTCCGGCAAGCAATTAGAAAACGGTCCCCAGGAGCCTTTGAAGGCTACTGGTGTGGTGTCTAGTGGAGGAGGCTGCCCCAAGAGCAACACCGCCTGCCAAGACATTCCCAGCCAGGAGTCCCTGGCACCAAGTGCCCCTTGTCAGGACACCCCAGGACCTGCAACGGGCACGCCCTGCCCAGACAAAGGCAAAGGCGATGCTGGAAGGAGTGTGCCCTGCGAGGAGCCTGCCCGGCTGGCGAGAACCCCGCTAGAGCACTGGCGCAAGCCCATTTCCCAGAGCCAAAGCAGCGAGTTCTCCTTCCTGGGGTCCAACTGGGACAGTTTTCAAGGGATGGTGACATCGCTCCCGAGTGGGGAGCCGGCACCCAGGCACCTCCTCTCCTACGGCTGCTGTAGCAAGAGGCTGAGCGGCAGAGCTCTGCGGGCACCAGGCCTGTGCCTCAGTGGCCAGTGGTCTGCCAGGGAAGGGGCGAAGCCCTCGGGCTGCTCTGGCCACGCCAGCACTCATTTTGCGAGCCCCGCGGGGAAGCCCAGCCGTTCGTGGCTGCCCTGCCACCTAAAACAAGCGTCTGGTCCCAAGCACGTGCCGCCAAAATGTCCCTCTCCCGTGCCTCCTCTGTACCTGGACGACGACGGGCTGCCCTTCCCCACGGATGTGATCCAGCACCGGCTGCGGCAGATTGAGGCCGGCTACAAGCAGGAGGTGGAACAGCTGCGCAGGCAGGTGCGGGAGCTGCAGCTGCGCCTGGACATCCGCCACTTCTGCGCCCCTCCGGCCGAGCCCCCCATGGACTACGAGGACGACTTT ACCTGTCTGAAGGAATCGGATGGCAGCGACACTGAGGATTTCTGTTCTGATCACAGCGAAGACTGTTTGTCAGAAGCGAGCTGGGAGCCTGTCGACAAGAAGGAGACTGAG GTCACGCGGTGGGTTCCGGACCACATGGCCTCGCATTGTTTTAACTGCGATTGTGAATTCTGGCTGGCCAAACGGAGGCATCACTGCAG GAACTGCGGGAACGTGTTTTGTGCTGGTTGCTGCCACCTGAAGTTGCCCATCCCTGATCAGCAGCTGTATGACCCTGTCCTCGTCTGTAACTCCTGTTACGACCACATCCAAGTGTCTCGTGCCAGGGAGCTCATGAGCCAACATCTGAAGAAACCCATCGCCACGGCTtccagctga